Below is a window of Candidatus Eremiobacterota bacterium DNA.
TCGCGGCTCTTCGTGCCCGTGCCCCAGAGGTCCTGGCAATCGTTGTTCCAGAAATCTGAGTCGGTGAAATAGCCGGTCCCATCGCCCTTGTAGTCGCTGGGGCCTGGAGTATAGCCAAGTCCTTTGAGGGGCCTGAGGTCATAGACCCGCTGTATGGCTGAAGGATAAGCGCCTGTCTGGGCCTTCCCCGTCATGGTGACCTCAGTGACTTCTCCCGCCGTTGGCGTATAGGAGACGCTCTTTGAGCCCTTTGAAGAGGTCTGGCCGTCGAAGACGTAGCCGGCCTTCTGTGCATAGACAGTGTATTGTGATCCGGGGACCACTTTGTAAAAGAGGGCTCTGCCGTTCTCTGTTGTTTTATCGAGGGACCAGTCCACCGAAGAGCCGCTCATATGGCCAAGATCGGAGAAGTCGGCAGGGTAGTGATCGACATCCACCCCTGAAAGAAGCGCCTTTTTCGCAGAATCAAGCACCTCGACGACCACGTAGCCGGTATTCGGATCATAGGGATGGTCACCCCCGGCGAACTGGCTCCACTCGCTCTGGCTTATGATGCTGCAGTTCTTCGAGGTATCGGAGCTCACGTCCACGCTTGTGTTGAGGGCCACGTATGAGTTTTTCGATACCCTGAGGCTGTAGGAGCCTGAAGAGATTCCCGTCATGGTATACTTTCCTGCGCTGTCCGTCGTAGCAGAGAAAGAGCCGCACTCCGTGCAGAACGACTTTGGTGAAAGTGAGCACTGGGCACCCTGGACGGGCGTGACGCCGTCCCTGCCATAGACAGTTCCCGACAGGGCGTAGGTTGTGCCTCCCGTGGTGCCGTTTCCTGATAATGAAGGGAAGTAACCCTGGGAGGAGTCTCCGCCCGTGCTGCATCCCGCGCCGCAGAAGAGCAGCATCCCGATAAGCGCCAGTGTCAGAACCCCCTTGCCGTTTCGTTTCATAAAACCTCCTTATAGTGGTGCAGAAAATGGGGATAGCCGGGAATCGGAGAGGGCTGCAATGGCTTATCCTTTTCGGGAGGGTCTGAGCTTTTCTGGTGCAAAGCACAGTTTCCTCCGGCTCAAAAAGCATCTCTCCTTTTCCAATACCTTATAGATTAATTGCCCATGGCAGCTCTCCCTGCCTGTTCTCCGTTCTTTTCTCTGTCAGCAGTGCCTCCTTTCCTTCAGGTGTCCATGTCCTCCTTGACGCTATTATAGTGATCATTTGTGAAGGCTCCGTGAATGAAATGAGAAGGCCCGGTGAAGGCCGGCACCGTGGGTAATGAGGCCGCGGTGAGGGCCGTGGCAAAAGCGAACGGCGATAACCGCATCGCCATCATCGTACCCTGCCACAGGGTAATTGGAGAGGACGGCAGGCTTGTAGGCTATGGCGGGGGCGTATGAAGGAAAGAGTTCCTTCTCCGCCTCGAGCAGGAGCACCGCTCAAGGTAAAAATGGGGACAATTGACAATCTGCTCACCAAGCCGGGCTCTCCGGGAAAGCTTCATTTGATGATAAAGCCTGTCGTATACTGCCAGGTGGCGCGGTAATCCTTCACCTGGAGCACCGCGCGGGGCCCCCGCCATGGCAGGCTGCGGGAATAGCCGAGGGGAGGCAGGCTCCCCTCAGGCTGCCAGTAAACCCAGCCCCTGATATAAGAGCCGTCATGGACCACTTCGACAGTGGTGCGGTCCGATGTGCCGCTCCAGCAGTTGGGTGTCTCAAGGTGGAAATCCTTCACCAGCCCTGGAATCTGCACATAGGGGCCTCCATCGGTGAAACAGGCTTCGCTCAAAGGGATTGCGAAGCAAAGGGTCATCTCCAGGAGGTATGGCCTGTAGAAGAGCTCCATGGGGTGGGTGCAGGTAAATTCAAAAGTCACGGCAAGAGCCTCAGGGTATTTCACCTGCGGTGCAGTGCATTTAAGATCCACCTTGGTGATGCAGAGAGGGTGGTAGAGATAGAAGTCCCTCCAGGGGGGGCAGTCGCCGCCGGCAAACTCATCCATTGAAGGCCGGGGCTCAAGAGAAAGCGCTGGAGGACGCCCGGAGCATTTATTCACGGACTTCTCCGCTGCGAACAAGCCCCTCATGGCCTCTCCTGCCCTTTTGGTGAGATACCTCGGGATATCGCCGGTACTTGAAGGCGCCATCGTGGGGAGAATCGGCGGCAGGGGCGGGGCAGGGGGAAGGGACTTGCGGGAAAGCCTGCCCTGGATCTCATGAAGGGCACTGATTATCTCGAGGACATCGGGAAAGCGCTTCTCCCTGTCATTCTCAAGACATCTGTGGACAAGGGCCGAAAGCTCCTGGTCAATGCCTGGCAGGACCTCCTGGAGAGGCTTAAAGTGGAAAGGGCTTTCCTGGGGGTCTCTGCCCGTGAGAAGCTGGTGCATCGTGGCGCCCAGGGAATAAATATCGGAGCGCCTGTCGCTCTGGTCCTTCCCGTAGAGCTCCGGCGCGGCATAGCCGGGGGTGCCCAGAAGCAGGGTGTCCCGGGCCTGCCCCGCCTTGAAGTACCGCGCTATGTCAAAATCCACAAGTTTTATGTTCCCGTCAGGCACGAGCATGATGTTGGCAGGCTTCAGGTCTCTGAATATGATATTGTTCCGGTGGAGTGTCTTGAGGATGTCGCAGAGTTTGAGAGCCCAGCAGATCACCTCCCCCTGGCCGGGCAGGTTTTTCTCCAGGTGCGATGAGAGGGGGAGGCCTTCCACGTATTCCTCCACAATGAAGTAGCAGTTCTCCTTGGTGAAGTAATCAAAGACCTTTGGCAGGGAAGGGTGGGAGAGGGTGGTGAGGATGGCCACTTCCCTCAGGAACTTGTTATGGGCTTCCGCGAGGTCCGACTTGAGCTCTTCAAGAGGCCTGGTGATTTTAATGGCATACTGCGGACCTTCCGGAAGCTTTTTCACGAGGTACACTATGTTCATCCCCCCCTCGCCGAGGCGGGAGAGAACCTGGTAATTCTCCGCTATGAGGTCTCCGGGAAGGTATTCTTTCATCGTTTTCTACGGCGCCTGCGACAATGCTTCTGCGAGACTTATAAGCCTTTTGATATCGATGCGGAGCGAATCAGGGTTGAAATATGCGCTCAGGTCGGGGTAATCAAAGCTCAGGCATACGGCGCCCTCGTGCACGTCAATGCAGGAATACCCCACATGGAACAGGCCGTCAACGATGTCTCTCGTGGCCTGGGGAGAGAGAGCATTGGCCACTTTCTGCCTGGCGGCGGTTTCAATAAGATAGCGCTCGTCAAAATCCGGCTCGCCGATTTCCACTTCGCTGAGGAGACGGCAGTCTTTCCCAAGCTTCTGCAGGCCACCCTCGGGAGAGATTTTCATGCTGAACGGCGTCGCCGTGAAGAGAGTGACGGTGATGAAGAGAGGCTGATTCCTGCCTTGTTTTGATATCTCGATGCTGAGGCTGTATCCTTCAAATTTCCCCATGATCCTTGCAGGGCTCAATCCCTGGATCTGGGGGCTCTCAAGGAGGGGAGCGATGCGCGTCAAAAAGCTCTTGGCGGAAAGTGATGTCAAGGCAGAAAGAGTATATCCTGCCGCGAATACCGCCAGGGCAAATAGCAGGAATCCTATGTCAGTCATGACCGCTCCAAAAAGTAGTGACAGACTCCTCTCTTTACCAATTTTTACAAAGAGGAGCTATTCCCCTGCTGGTCCCTCTATCGGGAAAGGCCCTTTTCTGGTATAATCACCTCAAAGCGCCCGATTAATTGAATGGGTCGATAAAAAAGAGGGCAGGGGCAGCCTCCCTGGTGCGCGGGCTGCCATAGAAAAGCTAAAAGGGGAAATGCCTGTGCATGCAGCAATGCTCGTTGTGTTCGCCCTTGGCACGGCGGCTATCTGTTATTACTCCTGGTGGCTCTCCCTCAGGGCCCGCCGCTACCACGGCATCCCCCGCTTTGTCGCCTTTGAGAGCCTTTTATTGATGGTGCTCCTCAACGCAGGATCGTGGTTCAAGGATCCCTTCTGCCTGCGCCAGATTGTCTCGTGGATAGTCCTTTTTGCCTCTCTCTACCCTTCAATGGCGGGATATCTTCTTCTGCGCGGAGCAGGCAGGGCGGAAGGAACCTTTGAGAACACGAGCGTCCTCGTGAAATCGGGCGTCTATAAGTATATAAGGCACCCTCTTTACACCTCCCTGCTTCTTTTGGGCGTGGGGGTCTTCCTGAAAGACGTGACCATTCTCACTACAATCCTTATGCTGGTGAGCACGGCTGCTCTTTTCGCCACTGCATTGATGGAGGAAAGAGAGATGGTGCGGAAATTCGGCGGCGAGTACGAAGCCTATATGAAGGAGACAAAGAGGTTCATCCCCTTTCTCTACTGAATGATACTGGGAAAGCAAGTCTGTCGCCTAATTTCCCGAACAGGAGAAGGGTGCTCACGAGCACCAGCAGGTACACCAGGGTCACCTGGACCACTTC
It encodes the following:
- a CDS encoding carboxypeptidase regulatory-like domain-containing protein, with amino-acid sequence MKRNGKGVLTLALIGMLLFCGAGCSTGGDSSQGYFPSLSGNGTTGGTTYALSGTVYGRDGVTPVQGAQCSLSPKSFCTECGSFSATTDSAGKYTMTGISSGSYSLRVSKNSYVALNTSVDVSSDTSKNCSIISQSEWSQFAGGDHPYDPNTGYVVVEVLDSAKKALLSGVDVDHYPADFSDLGHMSGSSVDWSLDKTTENGRALFYKVVPGSQYTVYAQKAGYVFDGQTSSKGSKSVSYTPTAGEVTEVTMTGKAQTGAYPSAIQRVYDLRPLKGLGYTPGPSDYKGDGTGYFTDSDFWNNDCQDLWGTGTKSRDDIGTFAQAGVNFLHLYDWNQKGSGRIHTNFLKYCQDKGIYVMVPISNWYLDHRNDSGNDAWWPNFVAEAYPGGTRHPAVLMWDFGNEWDNYTDDSYRNGKAQAVVDVVKKIIAAEDAAGIPDSERIAIIAPVTTGTWYNNGTMGAGATNKMKELFESNGLSTVFQNRFIAAVQGFQDGSAFSKWIGTDFPAAMKAINGGKVIPFMLTEMGWQINGTPDDAAEQAQAAKYEEQLKAVMPFAHGNDDLGPFMGTCVHQAVNAHWKSGTEATFGCNKIDVAGGINPSNGKFPVDSWKQKPNYAKMKQYYH
- a CDS encoding methylated-DNA--[protein]-cysteine S-methyltransferase; amino-acid sequence: MKAGTVGNEAAVRAVAKANGDNRIAIIVPCHRVIGEDGRLVGYGGGV
- a CDS encoding serine/threonine-protein kinase, translated to MKEYLPGDLIAENYQVLSRLGEGGMNIVYLVKKLPEGPQYAIKITRPLEELKSDLAEAHNKFLREVAILTTLSHPSLPKVFDYFTKENCYFIVEEYVEGLPLSSHLEKNLPGQGEVICWALKLCDILKTLHRNNIIFRDLKPANIMLVPDGNIKLVDFDIARYFKAGQARDTLLLGTPGYAAPELYGKDQSDRRSDIYSLGATMHQLLTGRDPQESPFHFKPLQEVLPGIDQELSALVHRCLENDREKRFPDVLEIISALHEIQGRLSRKSLPPAPPLPPILPTMAPSSTGDIPRYLTKRAGEAMRGLFAAEKSVNKCSGRPPALSLEPRPSMDEFAGGDCPPWRDFYLYHPLCITKVDLKCTAPQVKYPEALAVTFEFTCTHPMELFYRPYLLEMTLCFAIPLSEACFTDGGPYVQIPGLVKDFHLETPNCWSGTSDRTTVEVVHDGSYIRGWVYWQPEGSLPPLGYSRSLPWRGPRAVLQVKDYRATWQYTTGFIIK
- a CDS encoding isoprenylcysteine carboxylmethyltransferase family protein, which encodes MPVHAAMLVVFALGTAAICYYSWWLSLRARRYHGIPRFVAFESLLLMVLLNAGSWFKDPFCLRQIVSWIVLFASLYPSMAGYLLLRGAGRAEGTFENTSVLVKSGVYKYIRHPLYTSLLLLGVGVFLKDVTILTTILMLVSTAALFATALMEEREMVRKFGGEYEAYMKETKRFIPFLY